A stretch of Moorena sp. SIOASIH DNA encodes these proteins:
- the proX gene encoding glycine betaine/L-proline ABC transporter substrate-binding protein ProX: protein MKRQVRQLTLGMTLIACLMGSVACESTSSVKKTKVRSAHSNWVEEQFQTQIVNIGLEKLGYEIEEPKEISYPIIYVSVANGELDYSTINYEKSHLEFFKNAGGTKKIERVGVITPDVIQGYQIDKKTAEKYNITNLQQFKDPKIAKLFDTDGNGKANLIGCDPGWFCEVIVDHHLKAYGLEDTVEHTRGQYIVLLADVMTRYKQGESILYYALYPHWISTILKPDQDIIWLEVPFTSLPESQKNLTEKDTSVNGKNLGFTVDRQRIVANKKFLAANPVAKRWFELVQIPAEDINVESLKIKEGESSPEDIRRHAKEWVENHQELFDNWVEESKKAGGDST from the coding sequence ATGAAACGACAAGTGAGACAACTTACGTTAGGAATGACTCTGATCGCTTGCTTAATGGGTTCAGTTGCCTGTGAGTCAACCTCCTCTGTAAAAAAAACTAAAGTTCGTTCTGCCCATAGTAACTGGGTCGAGGAACAGTTTCAAACCCAAATCGTCAATATTGGTCTGGAAAAACTTGGTTATGAAATCGAAGAACCGAAAGAAATTAGCTATCCGATCATTTATGTGTCTGTGGCTAATGGCGAGCTAGATTATAGTACTATAAACTATGAAAAATCACATCTAGAATTCTTTAAAAATGCTGGGGGTACCAAAAAAATAGAGCGAGTTGGAGTTATTACTCCTGATGTGATCCAAGGCTATCAAATCGATAAAAAAACGGCGGAGAAATATAACATTACTAACCTGCAACAATTTAAAGACCCAAAGATTGCGAAACTATTTGATACAGACGGCAATGGTAAAGCTAATTTAATCGGTTGTGATCCTGGTTGGTTTTGCGAAGTGATAGTCGATCATCACCTCAAAGCTTACGGACTAGAAGATACTGTTGAACACACTAGAGGACAATATATCGTGCTACTCGCCGATGTTATGACTCGCTACAAGCAAGGAGAAAGCATTTTATACTATGCGTTGTATCCTCACTGGATATCTACAATATTAAAACCGGATCAAGATATAATTTGGTTAGAAGTTCCCTTTACCTCTCTTCCTGAATCCCAGAAAAATCTAACTGAAAAAGACACCTCTGTAAACGGAAAAAATCTTGGATTTACTGTCGATCGCCAGCGCATTGTTGCTAACAAGAAATTTTTGGCGGCTAACCCGGTGGCGAAGCGTTGGTTTGAACTGGTTCAAATTCCCGCTGAAGACATTAATGTTGAAAGCCTAAAGATCAAAGAGGGTGAGAGCAGTCCAGAAGATATTCGTCGCCATGCTAAAGAGTGGGTTGAAAATCATCAAGAGTTGTTTGATAACTGGGTAGAAGAGTCAAAAAAGGCAGGAGGTGATTCGACCTAG